CCGTAGACGACATCCGGACGCGAACGGATCGCTACCGCGCCCACGGCATCGACGTCTGCTGGGTCTCGCCTCACGCGCGCACGCCCGTGTGGATGGGCGAGGTCCCGTCCATACGCGTTCGCCCGCCGCTCGGTCCGGACCCCTGGACCGTGGACGACGGGCTCGCCGGATTCAATGCGGCCGGCGGCCGGTGGGAGTTCCGAGAGGAGCCGCTCCCCCACTTCGTGGCGTGGGTGCTCCGGGGCTCCGTCATCACGCGCCGAACCCTGCCCGCCTACCGCAGGGTGTCACGGACCGTGGAGGACGAGTACCAGACCTACGTCCGAGACCTGTGGTGGACCTCCCGGAAGTCGGCGCAGGCGCAGGTGGAACACGAGCAGATGCGGCTCCAGCGCGAGGCAGAGGCACAGGCCCGCGAAGCGGAGCGGCAGAAGCGGGCAGCGGAAGCGGCGCGCAAGCGGGAGGAGCGCGCGGCTGACAACCGGCGCCGCCGGGCTGAGGTGGTCGAACGAGGGCGGCGGGCTCGCGAGGGCCAGGCCGAGCGTGCCAGGGTGCTGCGGCAGGAGGCTGCGCGGCTGCGCCGCGCGGCGGAGGAACAGCAGCGCGCCCGCGACGAGGCCGAGCACGCTCGCCGGGCTGAGTTGGGACGGAACGCGGAGGGGATCGCGGCTGCCTGGTGGGCCCGCCTCTCACCCGCTCAGGTCGAGGAGTTGTTCGCCGCGGTCATCGAGGAGGCCGAGGAGGACGGCGTGCCGCTGAGTAACCCCCGTGCCCGTGCCGGGGTGCCGGCCTTCGCGTACGGCGTGCCCATGCACGGCGGCGGGCTGTACGGCATCGTTCGTCCGTGCCCGGCTCTCGCCGTCCTCTCGCCGCAGCTCGCGTTCCAACGGATCTTCGTCCGTAACGCCGAAGAGGCCCAGGAACTGATCGGTGCCGGACTCCCGCCGTGGAGGATCAGGGACCTGGAGCTCCCGAACCCCCGATAGCCGGGCCCGGCCCAGGACCCCGCGGCAAGGCGACGATTGAGGTGTCGGAGGACAGTGGTGTTTCGGGCGTCCTGTGACGACGGTGAGCCAGGCCCGGCCCCCGGAGCAACCGCCCGCACCAACTCGTCCGCGCATCCACTGATCCCCGGTAGTGTGGCTCGGCAGTCGCGCGGTGAGGGGGACGCATGGGGCGGGGGCGTTGGCCGCGCTGGGGGGCTTGTGCGGGGCTGGTCGCGCTTCTCGTCGCCGGGTCGGGATACCCAGACGGTCCGCAGGGAGCTTCCGGCCCAGTCATGTCGCCCGACGCCCGGTCGTACCTGTCGAACGCACTGGACATCATGGAGAAGAACTCACTGATGCGCCATCAGGTTACCTGGGCAGACGTACGGCGCACCGCCTTCTCCCAGGCCCAGGGCGCGCGGGAGCCGGCCAACACCTACGACGCGATCAATGCCGCCCTGCAGACGGTCGGTGCCGGGCACAGTTCCTTCATGCCGCCGAAGCAGGTGGAGGAGGTCCTCAACTCGTCGCCGGACACCGCCATCGACGGACCGGAAGGCCGTACGACAGGAGAGCGCATCGGCTACGTCTCCCTTCCCGGTGTTCTGGCTTCCGACGCAGCGTATGCACAGTACGTGCGGCAGGGCCGAGACGCCGTGGCGAGGGCAGATAGTCCTGCGGCCTGCGGCTGGGTGGTGGATCTGCGGGACAACCGGGGTGGGAACATGTGGCCGATGCTCGCCGTCGTGGCACCGCTCCTGGGCAGCGGCACGGTGGGCATGTTCGTGGACACCGACGGCAAGAAGTCCCTGTGGACGGTGGAGGACGGCAGCCCTCGCGAGGACGGCAGGCCCTTCGGGTGGGGAGACAGCGCACCGGTGACCAACGCCGGCGCTCCGGTCGCCGTACTGACAAGTGGCGAGACGGCCAGTTCGGGTGAGGCGGTGGTGATCGCCTTCCAGGGACGGCCGGATACGCCCTTCTTCGGCCAGTACACCGGGGGCATCCCGACGGGCAACGCGGTGCACCGCCTGTCCGACGGAGCCATGCTGGTCCTCACAGAAGTCAGGGACGCCGACCGCACGGGACGTACGTACGACGCGTCGATCCCTCCCGACGAAGTGATCGACGCCGACGGGCGCTCATCCGAAGCCCGCCCGGACAAAGCCCTGGCCGCGGCGAAAGACTGGCTGCTGCGGCATGAGGCATGCCACTGAGCCCGACCTTCCGGGTGCCGCTACAAAGGCGGACCTCGGCGTCGCGGGACGCCGACTCGCAGGGCCTCAGCGGCCGATGGTGCTGTGGAAGTGTTCGCGGATGACGTCCGCGCGAGGCCCTCGCGCGGTTCGGACCTGTTGAAGTGGCTTGCCCGCCTGACGCCCTGGGTGCCCGAGCCGGCCCCGATACCAGCGCCGCCTGGCCTGGCACTGCTGTCCATCACCTCCGAACCCACGCAGACGCGCCGCCACACACCTCTGCCCGGCCAGCGGCGCATGGACGGCCAGCAGAGCGCCCCCGGACCAACACATTGTGTGCTGCTCCGGGGGCGGTTCTTGAGTCTGCCCGCCAGCCGGGAAAGCCAGGCGGTCAGGACAGCATGAGGCTCGCCCGCTACCCGCCGAGGCGAGCCTTGGCCACCGGAGGCACGTCCGCGTTGTCCGCCGCGCCCAGTCCTGCGAGCAGCCGCAGGCCGTCCTCAGCGGGGCTGCCGGCCGCCGCGGAGAGCACTATCAGCTCCATTCCCGACTCGTCCGGCAGCGCGAAGTTCTCCTGGTGCAGTTCCAGCAGGCCCACCAGCGGGTGCCGGTAGGCCTTGCACCCGTGCGTACGGGCCCGCACGTCCGCACGCGCCCACAGGCGACGGAACCGTTCGCAGCCCATCGCCAGCTCACCGATGAGCGAGGCCAGGCGGGG
This Streptomyces sp. NBC_00539 DNA region includes the following protein-coding sequences:
- a CDS encoding competence protein CoiA family protein; amino-acid sequence: MAFTALHPEAGRLDASQPDLGGGLAWSDIHRARPRPGLTCPECGWGVHAKHTPRPRRLRIFAHDAGRPPECTMAEESWEHHMLKLEMAAAIRAAGWHAELEVPAQDRTWRADVMATSPDGARRMAWEAQLSPITVDDIRTRTDRYRAHGIDVCWVSPHARTPVWMGEVPSIRVRPPLGPDPWTVDDGLAGFNAAGGRWEFREEPLPHFVAWVLRGSVITRRTLPAYRRVSRTVEDEYQTYVRDLWWTSRKSAQAQVEHEQMRLQREAEAQAREAERQKRAAEAARKREERAADNRRRRAEVVERGRRAREGQAERARVLRQEAARLRRAAEEQQRARDEAEHARRAELGRNAEGIAAAWWARLSPAQVEELFAAVIEEAEEDGVPLSNPRARAGVPAFAYGVPMHGGGLYGIVRPCPALAVLSPQLAFQRIFVRNAEEAQELIGAGLPPWRIRDLELPNPR
- a CDS encoding S41 family peptidase, whose amino-acid sequence is MSPDARSYLSNALDIMEKNSLMRHQVTWADVRRTAFSQAQGAREPANTYDAINAALQTVGAGHSSFMPPKQVEEVLNSSPDTAIDGPEGRTTGERIGYVSLPGVLASDAAYAQYVRQGRDAVARADSPAACGWVVDLRDNRGGNMWPMLAVVAPLLGSGTVGMFVDTDGKKSLWTVEDGSPREDGRPFGWGDSAPVTNAGAPVAVLTSGETASSGEAVVIAFQGRPDTPFFGQYTGGIPTGNAVHRLSDGAMLVLTEVRDADRTGRTYDASIPPDEVIDADGRSSEARPDKALAAAKDWLLRHEACH